Proteins encoded in a region of the Rutidosis leptorrhynchoides isolate AG116_Rl617_1_P2 chromosome 9, CSIRO_AGI_Rlap_v1, whole genome shotgun sequence genome:
- the LOC139868081 gene encoding protein NRT1/ PTR FAMILY 2.8, which yields MSLVMNMTVYLRSNYNMSGIYLVNVVTIWMGTSNISSLFGAFISDAYIGKFQTLLYGSIASILGMGMMTLTAGVPHFRPPKCSDPLNCIQPENWQLGLLFIGLGLLALGAGGLRPCGIAFGADQFDTGTPKGRKQLESFFNIWYLTFTLALIIALTVVVYIQTNISWAIGFAIPTAFLLSSVIIFLIGRRTYIIKKPEGSVFTDIFNVIVASIRKRKIPNHHTSMYTYYNPPDHNIVRTQRFKCLDKAALIVDPSELNPNGVAINKWRLCSVQQVENLKCVVGILPVWVSGMGCMLVIDQQTTFGILQALQMTRTIGPKFTIPPGWMTEIAMISLSIWIFIYEGIYIPKLMKILKRDARLTMAMRVRLGIIMSILCMVTAGFVEQKRRNSALKNDTYIAPIHVFWLVPQLVFSGLVEAFDSVAIMEFFTTQMPENMRTVAGAIFFITLSISSYLSSLIVNLIHKLTGINGRTPWLGGHDLNKNKLDYYYFIIAGFGVLNLIYFTFVGSKYVAPAKVIAVEELMPVEDGGGRNHSDGYHE from the exons ATGAGTTTGGTTATGAACATGACGGTTTATTTACGATCAAACTACAACATGAGTGGTATTTATCTTGTTAATGTTGTTACTATTTGGATGGGTACATCAAATATTTCATCCCTGTTTGGTGCTTTCATTTCGGATGCTTATATTGGCAAATTCCAAACTCTTCTTTACGGCTCAATCGCGTCAATTTTG GGTATGGGTATGATGACACTAACAGCAGGGGTACCACATTTTAGACCACCCAAATGCTCCGACCCGCTTAACTGCATCCAGCCCGAAAACTGGCAGTTAGGGCTTCTTTTCATCGGGCTCGGTCTGTTAGCCCTAGGAGCAGGGGGTTTAAGACCATGTGGTATCGCATTCGGTGCAGATCAGTTCGACACAGGCACACCCAAAGGCCGAAAACAGCTTGAAAGTTTCTTCAATATATGGTACTTAACATTCACTCTAGCCCTAATTATAGCTCTCACTGTAGTTGTCTATATTCAAACAAACATCAGTTGGGCCATCGGGTTCGCAATACCAACCGCTTTTTTGCTTTCTTCAGTCATCATTTTCTTGATCGGACGTCGTACTTACATCATTAAAAAGCCCGAAGGAAGCGTTTTCACTGATATTTTTAACGTTATCGTTGCTTCAATACGAAAACGAAAAATCCCAAATCATCATACTTCAATGTACACTTATTATAACCCTCCCGATCATAACATTGTTCGTACACAAAGATTTAAATGCTTAGATAAAGCAGCCTTGATCGTGGACCCGAGTGAATTAAACCCGAATGGTGTAGCTATAAATAAATGGAGATTGTGTAGCGTTCAACAAGTCGAAAACTTGAAATGTGTGGTGGGTATTTTACCCGTTTGGGTCTCGGGTATGGGTTGTATGCTTGTGATTGATCAACAAACTACATTTGGGATACTTCAAGCTTTGCAAATGACCCGAACAATCGGGCCAAAATTCACGATCCCACCGGGCTGGATGACCGAAATTGCGATGATTTCGTTATCAATTTGGATCTTTATATATGAAGGAATTTATATCCCTAAACTTATGAAAATATTAAAAAGAGATGCAAGATTAACAATGGCAATGAGGGTTAGACTTGGTATAATTATGTCAATTTTGTGCATGGTTACTGCTGGATTTGTAGAACAAAAGCGTCGTAATTCGGCTTTAAAAAACGACACGTACATTGCACCGATACATGTTTTTTGGTTGGTTCCTCAATTAGTGTTTTCGGGTTTAGTTGAAGCGTTTGATAGTGTAGCTATAATGGAGTTTTTCACAACACAAATGCCTGAAAATATGAGGACAGTTGCGGGTGCGATTTTCTTTATTACGTTATCGATATCGAGTTATTTAAGTTCGTTGATTGTTAATTTGATACATAAGTTGACAGGAATCAATGGAAGGACACCATGGTTAGGTGGTCATGATCTTAATAAGAACAAGTTGGattattactattttattattGCTGGTTTTGGGGTTTTGAATTTGATTTATTTTACGTTTGTTGGGTCGAAATATGTTGCTCCGGCGAAGGTTATTGCGGTGGAGGAGTTGATGCCGGTGGAAGATGGTGGTGGAAGGAATCATTCCGATGGATACCATGAATAA